In Topomyia yanbarensis strain Yona2022 chromosome 2, ASM3024719v1, whole genome shotgun sequence, one DNA window encodes the following:
- the LOC131683702 gene encoding alpha-tocopherol transfer protein-like produces the protein MEFDLGYDLDEALKREALCKDDLQALRTPPIEGAPSNMTDKQLACFLDACNKNIEQARKVIKIYYDARRDGPELFHDRDPFNPKIQQCFDNQDYFPLPPTPSGYSIVYHRLNNPKASNYNFDDAVKTYFMLLDSCLYTQGPRPGLICLFDMTNVGLTHLLRVKISTVRKFFHYLQDGLPARLKAIHVLNAVSFFDKILYIIKPFIHAEILKMLFLHPTNANLTKFYDEWIPRSCLPSDYGGELKSVAELHQEHIGKFESLRSYYLAEEHQRNGSSELIEETKARMKSLEID, from the exons ATGGAGTTCGATCTCGGATACGACCTTGACGAAGCATTAAAGCGCGAAGCCCTATGTAAGGATGACTTACAGGCATTGCGCACACCGCCCATCGAAGGAGCTCCGTCGAACATGACCGATAAGCAGCTGGCCTGCTTTCTGGACGCGTGCAACAAAAACATTGAACAAGCTAGAAAAGTCATAAAAATCTACTACGATGCCCGACGGGATGGACCGGAGCTGTTCCACGACAGGGATCCGTTCAACCCAAAGATTCAACAGTGCTTTGATAACCA AGACTACTTCCCGCTTCCACCAACTCCCAGCGGATATTCCATTGTTTACCACCGTCTAAACAATCCGAAGGCTTCCAACTACAACTTCGACGATGCAGTTAAGACGTACTTTATGCTGCTGGATTCCTGTTTATACACGCAGGGACCCAGGCCTGGCTTGATCTGCCTGTTCGATATGACCAACGTGGGGCTCACGCATTTGCTCCGGGTTAAAATCAGCACGGTGCGAAAGTTTTTCCACTATTTGCAGGACGGGTTACCCGCGAGGCTGAAAGCCATTCATGTGTTGAATGCCGTTTCCTTCTTCGATAAAATTCTTTATATTATCAAACCATTTATCCATGCTGAAATCCTGAAGATG CTTTTTCTGCACCCTACAAATGCTAATTTAACCAAATTTTACGACGAGTGGATTCCTCGCAGCTGTTTGCCGTCGGACTACGGCGGAGAGCTGAAATCGGTGGCGGAACTGCACCAAGAGCACATCGGGAAATTCGAATCGCTGCGGTCCTATTACCTGGCTGAAGAGCACCAGCGCAACGGAAGCTCTGAGTTGATAGAAGAAACGAAAGCCAGAATGAAATCACTGGAAATAGATTAG